A section of the Scleropages formosus chromosome 12, fSclFor1.1, whole genome shotgun sequence genome encodes:
- the dap1b gene encoding death-associated protein-like 1 homolog, whose protein sequence is MVRTGRGGARTRARADLRAGHAPAVKAGGRRVVKRSSEGIGAPDRESKRSAEKARSLASLPRGPSVSVLLAGTLGKVRHDFPETPVSVRHSKLRPAVEKAYSPRVFFIQQPRKC, encoded by the exons ATGGTCCGAACGGGCCGGGGCGGAGCGCGAACGCGAGCGCGCGCGGACCTCAGAGCTGGACACGCGCCGGCAG TGAAAGCGGGGGGCAGGAGAGTGGTCAAGAGGAGCAGCGAAGGGATCGGAGCTCCGGACAGGGAGTCCAAGAGGTCTGCTGAGAAGGCTAG atcTCTTGCCAGTCTCCCCAGAGGGCCATCGGTCAGTGTTTTGTTAGCAGGGACTCTTGGAAAG GTGCGACATGACTTTCCAGAGACGCCAGTTAGCGTGAGGCACAGCAAACTCAGGCCTGCTGTGGAGAAAGCGTACTCACCCAGGGTCTTTTTCATCCAGCAGCCACGCAAATGTTGA